A stretch of Natronospira bacteriovora DNA encodes these proteins:
- the rsmA gene encoding 16S rRNA (adenine(1518)-N(6)/adenine(1519)-N(6))-dimethyltransferase RsmA: protein MNEHRARKRFGQHFLHDRNIIGRIVDVIDPKPGDRLLEIGPGLGAISGPLMERHGDLDVVEIDRDVIPHLQEKCAGLGELRVHNVDALKFRLDSLGPGPWRVVGNLPYNISTPLMFHLFSQISAITDMHFMLQKEVVDRLVAEPGTSDYGRLGIMSALYCEAEHLFDVPPGAFSPRPKVQSSIVRLRPRATPICPADHQEVLAQLVRQAFSRRRKTLRNALKGLVNADTVEQLGIDPGARPETLPPEAFAKLAERVVAG from the coding sequence ATGAATGAACATCGCGCTCGCAAGCGCTTCGGCCAGCACTTCCTGCACGACCGCAATATCATTGGCCGCATCGTCGATGTCATCGACCCGAAGCCGGGCGACAGACTGCTGGAAATTGGTCCTGGCCTGGGCGCCATCAGCGGGCCCCTGATGGAGCGCCACGGTGACCTGGATGTGGTCGAGATCGACCGCGACGTCATCCCCCACCTGCAGGAGAAATGCGCCGGCCTGGGGGAGCTTCGCGTGCACAACGTGGATGCGCTGAAGTTCCGTCTCGACAGCCTTGGGCCCGGTCCCTGGCGGGTAGTGGGCAACCTCCCCTACAACATCTCCACCCCGCTGATGTTCCATCTCTTCAGCCAGATCAGCGCCATCACCGACATGCACTTCATGCTGCAGAAGGAAGTGGTGGATCGACTGGTGGCCGAACCGGGCACCTCCGATTACGGCCGTCTGGGCATCATGAGCGCTCTGTACTGCGAAGCCGAACACCTCTTTGATGTCCCGCCCGGCGCCTTCAGCCCTCGCCCCAAGGTGCAGTCGAGCATCGTGCGCCTGCGTCCCCGCGCTACCCCGATCTGCCCTGCCGACCATCAGGAGGTGCTGGCCCAGCTGGTCCGCCAGGCCTTCTCCAGGCGCCGCAAGACCCTGCGCAATGCCCTCAAGGGCCTGGTGAACGCCGATACCGTGGAACAGCTTGGCATCGACCCAGGCGCCCGTCCCGAAACCCTGCCGCCCGAAGCCTTTGCGAAGCTGGCGGAACGGGTGGTCGCGGGGTGA
- a CDS encoding universal stress protein has protein sequence MNVYQHILVATDLAEDSDQVLARAMQLAETSRARLSLLHVVEYLPVDPAGEALLPPPVDMEEELINSARERIQGLIHRQQLEPSEVLIEIGQTKAEIKRVAGEIGADLIVLGSRERHGLALLRGGTQRSVVHNAPCDVLAVRIQEPADGEGD, from the coding sequence ATGAATGTCTATCAGCACATTCTGGTAGCGACGGATCTGGCCGAAGACAGCGACCAGGTGCTGGCTCGTGCCATGCAACTGGCGGAAACCTCGCGAGCACGCCTGTCCCTGCTCCACGTGGTGGAGTACCTGCCGGTGGATCCGGCCGGGGAGGCCCTGCTGCCGCCGCCGGTGGACATGGAAGAGGAATTGATCAACAGCGCCCGTGAGCGCATCCAGGGCCTCATCCACCGTCAGCAGCTGGAACCGTCGGAAGTACTGATCGAAATCGGCCAGACCAAGGCCGAGATCAAGCGCGTGGCCGGCGAAATCGGTGCGGATCTGATCGTGCTGGGCAGCCGTGAGCGGCACGGCCTGGCACTGCTGAGGGGGGGCACCCAGCGCTCGGTGGTTCACAACGCACCCTGCGATGTGCTCGCCGTGCGCATCCAGGAACCAGCGGATGGCGAGGGCGATTGA